One Lasioglossum baleicum chromosome 6, iyLasBale1, whole genome shotgun sequence genomic window carries:
- the LOC143209560 gene encoding uncharacterized protein LOC143209560 isoform X4 — translation MLMESLSRFELTKTETRGAEETELAEVKTTLPTNNAATSTGKLASLQHAQQVQPGSIPCRNRGCKSWSGRSESRLESPWHFLKTVFLISVIVALVLWVIVYTFLTQYRIL, via the exons ATGTTG ATGGAGAGTCTGTCGCGGTTCGAGCTGACCAAGACGGAGACGAGAGGAGCGGAGGAGACCGAGTTGGCCGAGGTGAAGACCACGCTGCCCACTAACAATGCCGCCACCTCGACGGGAAAACTGGCGTCGTTGCAGCACGCGCAACAGGTGCAGCCGGGCAGCATCCCTTGCAGGAACAGAGGCTGTAAGAGCTGGTCCGGCCGATCGGAGTCCCGACTGGAGAGCCCGTGGCACTTCCTCAAGACCGTCTTCCTCATCTCGGTGATCGTAGCTCTCGTCCTCTGGGTGATCGTGTACACGTTCCTCACGCAGTATCGAATTCTGTGA
- the LOC143209540 gene encoding uncharacterized protein LOC143209540, producing MRNKKAGGKCDRRGGGEPNGTKRNGIGSNRIESRPRLQSLVARRVNAFLYPTSIDIDYRRGDDRSASNENPASRLEASSIMRIKGATVFLALLALSLIVADVEAGWKFWKKDKTTTTTETPSSTTAKPTTSKPAGKPDGKPSSVPNNVGSVVIGAGDPGLAIGVNSNGQNIRNNAKPGKPAPGTEVGLDIGGSRPARPGTGGNSGQGYREWAADLAGVGEPGKQPPKTPNQGPALSSGASGPAPLPGTATRPQTPGPGSRPNASPGATPLQPQTPGAAPVTPAPRPQPQQPAPQSPGSRPSSVPGSPSSSPPGSPFGRPATLPGQPQPQPSPNQPGSGGNQVSTLHVGSLKPSSTTPPPASRPGSPGTSGKTWADVAGGGSRPNSPTPSTRQPTYPNQPGQAQPRPQTPSQPGQTRPSGGAIAGGALAGGAIAGGAIAAGALGGKTSTPTTYSSNPTYSKGNTITDEDLEKLSEALFIKDNNNANRHITLNVQKQTSSSSTTDDASQPLFSVNPEAYQGPTIQKIITIYDNYQPDTNVNEHISPLQRQEESLLVDTMLSTNVMSAAMRFLADKGQIRKDYYEYKDTLRKIWFNLFSRGQGKIGSSGFEHVFMAELKNGQTGIEVVGLHNWIYYSKEEASGKVDYNGYLKKVDLADKGYILKIRTKYSGHDKPVTTLFVGTSPELEMALYTVCFYARPDGNCPVSLGGTKFNIVTHKFRYRGNDLVGTAYPEI from the exons ATGAGAAACAAGAAGGCAGGAGGAAAGTGCGACCGACGCGGCGGGGGCGAACCGAACGGAACGAAACGGAACGGAAtcggatcgaatcgaatcgagagCCGGCCGAGGCTTCAGTCTTTAGTCGCGCGTCGCGTCAACGCGTTCCTCTATCCAACTTCTATAGATATAGACTACAGACGCGGCGACGATCGATCAGCATCGAACGAAAATCCTGCATCTCGGCTGGAAGCATCGTCGATCATGAGAATCAAAGGCGCGACCGTGTTCCTCGCGCTGCTCGCGCTGTCACTCATCGTTG CCGATGTCGAAGCAGGATGGAAGTTCTGGAAAAAGGAcaagacgacgacgaccaccGAGACACCCTCTAGCACAACCGCGAAGCCAACAACCAGCAAACCAGCCGGCAAACCGGACGGAAAACCGTCGAGCGTTCCGAACAACGTCGGCTCGGTCGTGATAGGTGCCGGAGATCCTGGTCTAGCGATCGGCGTCAATTCGAACGGACAGAATATCAGAAACAACGCGAAACCCGGCAAACCGGCCCCGGGAACGGAAGTTGGCCTCGACATCGGCGGGTCCAGGCCTGCGAGACCCGGAACCGGCGGGAACTCCGGTCAAGGCTACAGGGAATGGGCCGCGGACCTGGCCGGTGTCGGAGAACCCGGAAAACAACCGCCGAAGACGCCCAACCAAGGACCAGCGCTCTCTTCCGGAG CCTCTGGACCAGCGCCCCTGCCCGGTACCGCGACAAGACCTCAAACGCCAG GACCTGGATCGAGGCCGAACGCATCTCCAGGAGCCACGCCCCTCCAACCTCAGACTCCAG GTGCTGCTCCAGTCACTCCCGCGCCACGACCTCAGCCTCAGCAACCTGCGCCGCAATCACCAG GTTCTAGACCCTCCTCCGTGCCTGGGAGTCCATCGTCCTCTCCACCAG GATCGCCATTTGGGAGACCAGCCACGTTACCAGGACAACCACAGCCGCAGCCATCACCGAACCAACCCGGATCCGGAGGCAATCAGGTGTCGACGTTGCACGTGGGCAGTCTGAAACCTAGCAGCACCACTCCACCACCAGCTTCCAGGCCTGGAAGTCCCGGAACATCTGGAAAAACTTGGGCGGACGTAGCCGGCGGTGGCAGCAGGCCCAACTCCCCGACTCCTTCCACGAGGCAACCCACTTATCCGAATCAACCAG GACAAGCCCAGCCCAGACCGCAAACACCCAGCCAACCCGGACAGACCAGGCCTTCCGGAGGCGCGATCGCGGGTGGAGCGCTCGCGGGTGGTGCGATAGCAGGCGGCGCGATAGCTGCCGGTGCCCTAGGAGGCAAGACCAGCACTCCTACAACTTATTCGAGCAACCCTACCTACAGCAAGGGTAACACTATCACCGACGAGGACCTGGAGAAGCTCTCCGAGGCTCTGTTCATCAAGGACAACAACAACGCGAACAGACACATAACTCTGAACGTTCAGAAGCAGACGTCCAGCAGCAGCACCACCGACGACGCGTCTCAACC GTTATTCTCGGTGAACCCGGAAGCCTACCAAGGTCCCACGATCCAGAAAATAATAACGATCTACGATAATTACCAACCGGACACGAACGTGAACGAGCATATAAGCCCGTTGCAGAGGCAAGAGGAGAGTCTCCTGGTAGACACGATGCTCAGCACGAACGTTATGTCAGCTGCAATGAGATTCCTCGCGGACAAAGGGCAAATCAGGAAAGATTACTACGAGTACAAGGACACCTTGAGGAAGATATGGTTCAACCTGTTCTCCCGGGGACAAGGCAAGATCGGCAGCTCGGGATTCGAGCACGTGTTCATGGCGGAACTGAAGAACGGCCAGACCGGCATCGAAGTGGTCGGTTTGCACAATTGGATTTATTATAGCAAGGAGGAGGCCAGCGGGAAGGTAGACTACAACGGGTACTTGAAGAAAGTTGACCTGGCGGAT AAAGGCTATATCCTGAAGATAAGAACCAAGTACAGCGGCCACGACAAACCCGTGACCACGTTGTTCGTTGGCACTTCGCCGGAGCTGGAGATGGCACTATACACGGTCTGCTTCTACGCGCGTCCAGACGGCAATTGCCCGGTGTCCCTCGGTGGGACAAAGTTCAACATCGTCACGCACAAGTTTAGGTACAGGGGCAACGACCTCGTGGGAACAGCGTATCCCGAGATATAA
- the LOC143209559 gene encoding uncharacterized protein LOC143209559 produces MLRRKHRVSNLKQEREKIARYLQSFLSRVRDPERREPGKGDDAATESVAISGPTRKGAVEDAKSKALAKASATVAIGLAAFDAPGPSRIQSSKNKSNRSSRNTTRDKSTQMRKNLSTQSLRANEQVYDDDDNDDDSDPRNEHQRPKYILIGWDSFRSKLMLLLMVLFLLWIAIYFPLIGS; encoded by the exons ATGCTTCGAAGGAAACACCGAGTCAGCAATCTGAAGCAGGAAAGGGAGAAGATTGCGCGGTACTTGCAGAGCTTTTTGTCTCGGGTACGCGATCCTGAACGGAGGGAGCCCGGGAAAG GGGACGATGCTGCGACAGAGAGCGTAGCGATAAGCGGACCGACTCGCAAAGGAGCCGTCGAGGATGCGAAGAGCAAAGCGCTAGCCAAAGCCTCGGCGACCGTGGCGATAGGATTGGCCGCGTTCGACGCACCGGGACCCTCGAGGATTCAATCGAGCAAGAACAAGTCGAATCGGAGCAGCCGGAACACTACTCGGGACAAATCCACGCAAATGCGGAAGAACCTGAGCACGCAGAGCCTGCGGGCAAACGAACAAGTCTACGACGACGATGACAACGACGACGAT TCCGACCCGCGGAACGAACATCAGAGGCCGAAGTACATACTGATCGGTTGGGACTCTTTCCGGTCGAAGCTGATGCTGCTCCTGATGGTCTTGTTCCTCCTATGGATAGCAATCTATTTTCCCCTAATCGGAAGTTGA